The Macaca fascicularis isolate 582-1 chromosome 11, T2T-MFA8v1.1 genome includes a region encoding these proteins:
- the TMTC3 gene encoding protein O-mannosyl-transferase TMTC3 isoform X3: protein MAENINKKLSGSIKTKEIKPCYRNKNTDSETINTKQDHKDYSVFKKLSWICLSVVILTHSLKTFHRNWDWESEYTLFMSALKVNKNNAKLWNNVGHALENEKNFERALKYFLQATHVQPDDIGAHMNVGRTYKNLNRTKEAEESYMMAKSLMPQIIPGKKYAARIAPNHLNVYINLANLIRANESRLEEADQLYRQAISMRPDFKQAYISRGELLLKMNKPLKAKEAYLKALELDRNNADLWYNLAIVYIELKEPNEALKNFNRALELNPKHKLALFNSAILMQESGEVKLRPEARKRLLSYINEEPLDANGYFNLGMLAMDDKKDNEAEVWMKKAIKLQADFRSALFNLALLYSQTSKELKALPILEELLRYYPDHIKGLILKGDILMNQKKDILGAKKCFERILEMDPSNVQGKHNLCVVYFEEKDLLKAERCLLETLALAPHEEYIQRHLNIVRDKISSSSFIQPIFPTSKISRVEGQKIPTESVKESRGESGQTQIVKTSDNKSQSKSNKQLGKDRDEETPHKTTKDIKEIEKKRVAALKRLEEIERILNGE, encoded by the exons ATGgcagaaaatatcaacaaaaag TTAAGTGGATCTATCAAAACGAAAGAAATTAAACCATGTTATAGGAACAAAAACACAGACTCAGAGACTATTAACACTAAACAAGATCATAAAGATTATAG TGTGTTTAAAAAGCTTTCCTGGATTTGTCTGTCTGTGGTGATACTCACTCATTCCTTGAAAACATTCCACAGAAATTGGGATTGGGAATCGGAATATACTTTGTTTATGTCAGCCTTGAAG gtaaataaaaataatgccaaaCTATGGAATAATGTGGGTCATGctctggaaaatgaaaagaactttgaGAGAGCTTTGAAATACTTCCTACAGGCTACCCATGTTCAGCCAG atgatATTGGTGCCCATATGAATGTAGGAAGaacttataaaaatttaaatagaaccAAAGAAGCTGAAGAATCTTACATGATGGCTAAATCACTGATGCCTCAA ATTATTCCTGGTAAAAAATATGCAGCCAGAATTGCCCCTAACCACCTAAATGTTTATATCAATCTGGCTAACCTGATCCGAGCAAACGAGTCCCGACTGGAAGAAGCAGATCAGCTGTACCGTCAAGCAATAAGCATGAGGCCCGACTTCAAGCAGGCTTACATTAGCAG AGgagaattgcttttaaaaatgaataaacctcTTAAAGCAAAGGAAGCATATCTTAAAGCACTAGAGCTGGACAGAAATAATGCAGATCTTTGGTACAACTTGGCAATTGTATATATTGAACTTAAAGAACCAAATGAAGCCCTAAAAAACTTTAATCGTGCTCTGGAACTAAATCCAAAGCATAAACTAGCATTATTCAACTCTGCTATACTAATGCAAGAATCAG GTGAGGTTAAACTCAGACCTGAAGCTAGAAAACGACTTCTAAGCTATATAAATGAAGAGCCACTAGATGCTAATGGCTATTTCAATTTGGGAATGCTTGCCATGGATGACAAAAAGGACAATGAAGCAGAGGTTTGGATGAAGAAAGCCATAAAGTTACAAGCTGACTTCCGAAGTGCTTTGTTTAATCTGGCTCTCCTGTATTCCCAGACTTCAAAGGAATTAAAGGCTTTGCCAATTTTGGAAGAGTTACTCAGATACTACCCTGATCATATCAAGGGCCTCATTTTAAAAGGAGACATtctgatgaatcaaaagaaagatataCTAGGagcaaaaaaatgttttgaaaggatTTTGGAGATGGATCCAAGCAATGTGCAAGGAAAACACAATCTTTGTGttgtttattttgaagaaaaagacttATTAAAAGCTGAAAGATGCCTTCTTGAAACATTGGCATTAGCACCACATGAAGAATATATTCAGCGCCATTTGAATATAGTCAGGGATAAGATTTCCTCATCTAGTTTTATACAGCCAATATTCCCAACCAGTAAGATTTCAAGGGTAGAAGGACAGAAAATTCCAACTGAAAGTGTAAAGGAGAGTAGAGGTGAATCCGGACAAACACAAATAGTAAAAACAAGTGATAATAAAAGTCAGTCTAAATCCAACAAACAATTAGGAAAAGATAGAGACGAAGAGACCCcccacaaaacaacaaaagatatcaaagaaattgagaagaaaagaGTTGCTGCTTTAAAAAGACTAGAAGAGATTGAGCGTATTTTAAATGGTGAATAG